In one window of bacterium DNA:
- a CDS encoding glycosyltransferase family 1 protein, producing MRIGIDVRKIVFQQMIGGLAVYSYNLVKHLAKIDKENEYILFHSFVRPKNYKLIRDLETSNFKNRVFRCQTQFLENWVWGRFHLPIELLVGKVDIFHQTFSPSPPQLFGKSIVTIYDSGVGMRECLNFLAKKYELERAITLKRTDFIITISHHIKNYIREVLKIPQEKIGVTYLGVGEEYYPINDKNILNNIRKKYNLNRKYLLYVGNLTPRKNVGRLVEAFYELKNNVSEAYNLVIAGCKWRLETDEILKKVQELNLKEDVIFINEIPMEDMPGLYSSAEVFVFPTLVEGFGLPVVEAMACGTPIIASATTATAEVVEDAGILVNPYNVEEISQAMGQVLTNTTLANELREKGIQRAKFFSWEKTANETLKIYKMVSLAN from the coding sequence ATGCGAATAGGAATTGATGTTAGAAAAATTGTCTTTCAACAGATGATAGGTGGTTTAGCCGTCTATTCTTACAATTTAGTTAAACATTTAGCTAAAATAGATAAAGAGAATGAGTATATTTTATTTCATAGCTTTGTTAGACCGAAAAATTATAAACTTATCAGGGATTTAGAGACCTCAAATTTTAAAAATAGGGTTTTTAGATGTCAAACTCAATTCTTAGAAAATTGGGTCTGGGGAAGATTTCATCTGCCAATAGAACTGCTCGTAGGGAAGGTAGATATTTTTCATCAAACTTTCTCTCCATCTCCACCTCAACTATTTGGTAAATCAATAGTTACCATTTACGATTCAGGAGTAGGCATGAGAGAATGTTTAAATTTTTTGGCTAAAAAATATGAACTGGAAAGGGCAATTACTTTAAAAAGAACAGATTTCATTATTACTATCTCTCATCATATTAAAAATTATATTAGGGAGGTGTTAAAAATCCCTCAAGAAAAAATAGGAGTAACTTATCTTGGTGTTGGTGAAGAATATTATCCTATTAATGATAAGAATATCTTAAATAATATACGGAAAAAGTATAATCTAAATAGAAAATACTTACTTTATGTAGGGAATTTAACTCCTCGAAAAAATGTAGGTAGATTGGTCGAGGCTTTTTATGAGTTAAAAAATAATGTATCTGAAGCATATAATTTAGTCATTGCAGGTTGCAAGTGGAGGTTAGAAACTGATGAAATATTAAAAAAAGTCCAGGAATTAAATCTAAAAGAAGATGTAATTTTTATTAACGAAATTCCTATGGAAGATATGCCCGGGCTATATTCCTCAGCAGAGGTATTTGTCTTTCCTACATTAGTAGAAGGATTTGGGTTACCTGTTGTAGAAGCAATGGCTTGCGGCACACCGATTATAGCTTCTGCTACAACAGCCACTGCTGAGGTAGTAGAAGATGCAGGGATTTTAGTTAATCCTTATAATGTAGAAGAAATAAGTCAAGCAATGGGACAGGTTTTAACTAATACCACTCTTGCGAATGAATTAAGAGAAAAAGGCATTCAAAGAGCCAAATTTTTTTCATGGGAAAAGACAGCTAATGAAACTTTAAAGATTTATAAGATGGTCAGTTTAGCAAATTAG
- a CDS encoding glycosyltransferase family 1 protein, whose translation MKIGIDARSLIREERAGLEQYLANLISHLEKIDKENQYFLFFNFIRPQYQRFLPQFTSNNFHNAVCPIPSKIMTRLFKVSLPIEFCLGRLDVFHGPRHLLLPSIWAKTVLTIHDLMFIDHPEFLKLEWVKSLEKEVHKGIKRANLIISDSLFTKNRILENWKKMSAEKIKVIYSGVNECFYPIEDKVIIDKIKHKYGIKNRYILFVGNVEPKKNLIRLFEAFSQLKNSIDGYNLVITGGGWAFDKVFQKVNELNLQKDVIFTGYISDEDLPALYSGAEIFVFPSLYEGFGLPVIEAMACGTPVITSNIASLPELARDAGILIDPFKVEDIAGAMYQLLSDTNLRIELGKKGLQRAKLFSWEKTASETLAVYKELA comes from the coding sequence ATGAAAATTGGAATAGATGCACGGAGTCTCATTAGAGAAGAACGAGCAGGATTAGAACAGTATCTGGCTAATTTAATATCTCATCTGGAAAAAATAGATAAGGAAAATCAATACTTTTTATTCTTCAATTTTATAAGACCGCAATATCAAAGATTTCTTCCTCAATTCACCTCCAATAATTTTCATAATGCTGTTTGCCCTATACCATCAAAAATTATGACCAGGCTATTTAAAGTTTCTTTACCCATAGAATTTTGTCTGGGCAGGCTGGATGTATTTCATGGTCCCAGACATCTGCTTCTTCCCTCAATTTGGGCTAAAACAGTATTAACAATCCATGATTTGATGTTTATAGACCACCCTGAATTTCTAAAATTAGAGTGGGTAAAGTCACTGGAAAAAGAAGTTCATAAGGGAATCAAAAGGGCAAATTTGATTATTTCAGACTCACTCTTTACAAAAAATCGGATATTGGAAAACTGGAAGAAGATGTCAGCAGAGAAAATTAAAGTTATATATTCTGGCGTGAATGAGTGCTTCTATCCTATCGAAGATAAGGTAATAATTGATAAGATTAAACATAAATACGGCATTAAAAACAGATATATTTTATTTGTGGGCAATGTTGAACCTAAAAAAAATCTTATCAGATTATTTGAGGCATTTTCTCAATTGAAGAATTCCATAGACGGTTATAATTTGGTAATAACAGGTGGAGGTTGGGCTTTTGACAAAGTATTTCAAAAGGTGAATGAATTGAATCTACAAAAAGATGTTATTTTTACAGGTTATATTTCGGATGAAGATTTACCGGCTTTGTACAGTGGTGCTGAAATCTTTGTTTTCCCTTCTTTATATGAAGGGTTTGGACTACCAGTAATTGAAGCAATGGCTTGTGGGACACCAGTTATTACCTCGAATATTGCTTCTTTACCTGAATTAGCCAGGGATGCAGGAATTTTAATTGACCCTTTTAAGGTAGAGGATATAGCTGGGGCTATGTATCAACTATTAAGTGATACTAACCTCAGGATAGAATTAGGAAAGAAAGGGCTACAAAGGGCTAAATTATTTTCATGGGAAAAAACAGCCAGCGAAACATTGGCAGTGTATAAGGAGTTAGCCTGA
- a CDS encoding methyltransferase domain-containing protein has product MKIKVSNVKPFRKEKVTLGCKRTFGPLHNLEEYVQPDWWRRIFNSIYLKTDADVVEDENLTAKEVDLFSKILRLSPEDRILDLCCGQGRHTFELASRGITDIDALDRSYYLIQKAKTQAKKEGLNIRFKEGDARKIPFSPDTFDVVVILGNSFGYFETIQDDLQVLKEIFRVLKPWGRILIDVADGKYLKKQFQPRSWEWIDKKHFVCRERSLSKDKQRLISREVVTHVEKGVITDQFYAERLYTRESMEELLKSAGFTNIAFHGEIITDSHRNQDLGMMERRILVSSIVRKEWTPIKKKPKESLRNIAVILGDPSKPDPLKPMCIFDDDDFYTIDQLKDALRELHGYRFIPLNNHDTLYQELVKLKPQIDFVFNLCDEGYANDPRKELHIPSLMEMLDIPYTGAGPQCLAYCYDKSLVRGIAKEMEIPVPEAFFIKPEDTTFEIPFEFPVITKPNFGDSSFGITQRSVANNIEELVNAISEIREKFGYDKPILVEEFLTGKDLSVGIIGNPPEFYTILPIIEEDYSALPQGLPKICGYEAKWLPDSPYWVIKSIPAQLPEETKKSIVECCLKLYERLECRDYCRFDWRVDSDGNPKLLEVNPNPGWCWDGHLAKMAKIEGISYSEMIGTIIRATEQRLGLQMTNGKKEETLIRAAA; this is encoded by the coding sequence ATGAAAATAAAAGTATCTAATGTCAAACCATTTCGTAAAGAAAAGGTAACATTAGGATGTAAAAGGACATTTGGTCCTTTGCACAATTTGGAGGAGTATGTTCAGCCGGATTGGTGGCGACGGATATTCAACTCAATTTATTTAAAAACAGATGCGGATGTAGTTGAGGATGAAAACTTGACCGCGAAGGAGGTTGATTTATTTTCAAAAATCCTGAGACTGTCGCCAGAAGATAGAATTTTAGATTTATGTTGCGGACAGGGACGACACACCTTTGAATTAGCCAGCCGTGGTATAACCGATATTGATGCCTTAGACCGCTCCTATTACCTCATTCAAAAGGCAAAAACACAAGCAAAAAAAGAAGGCTTGAATATCAGATTTAAAGAAGGCGATGCCAGAAAAATCCCATTTTCACCCGATACATTCGATGTGGTGGTAATTCTGGGTAACAGCTTCGGCTATTTTGAAACAATTCAGGATGATTTGCAGGTGCTCAAGGAAATCTTTAGAGTCCTGAAACCCTGGGGACGAATCCTTATCGATGTGGCAGATGGAAAATATTTAAAAAAACAATTTCAACCAAGGTCATGGGAATGGATAGACAAAAAGCATTTTGTTTGTCGAGAGCGTTCGCTTTCAAAAGATAAACAGCGTCTAATCTCACGAGAGGTAGTAACTCATGTCGAAAAGGGTGTGATTACAGACCAATTTTATGCAGAAAGACTTTACACCCGAGAAAGTATGGAAGAACTTCTCAAATCCGCAGGATTTACGAATATTGCCTTTCATGGAGAAATAATAACGGATTCCCATCGAAATCAAGACCTCGGTATGATGGAACGACGCATCCTCGTCAGCTCTATAGTTAGAAAAGAATGGACACCCATTAAGAAAAAACCAAAAGAATCACTAAGAAATATAGCCGTAATTTTAGGTGACCCGTCAAAACCCGACCCATTAAAACCAATGTGCATCTTTGATGACGATGATTTCTATACAATTGACCAATTAAAAGATGCCTTAAGAGAACTTCATGGTTATCGGTTTATACCACTTAATAACCACGATACCTTGTATCAGGAGTTGGTAAAACTAAAACCTCAAATAGATTTTGTTTTTAATTTGTGTGATGAAGGATATGCTAACGACCCGAGAAAAGAACTTCATATCCCTTCTTTGATGGAAATGCTTGATATTCCATATACAGGCGCCGGCCCACAATGTCTTGCTTACTGCTATGATAAATCACTTGTGCGTGGAATTGCAAAAGAGATGGAGATTCCAGTTCCAGAGGCTTTCTTTATCAAACCAGAAGATACCACTTTTGAGATTCCTTTTGAATTCCCGGTAATTACAAAACCCAACTTTGGGGACTCCAGTTTTGGTATAACACAGCGGAGTGTGGCAAATAATATTGAGGAACTGGTAAACGCTATTTCAGAAATCCGTGAGAAATTTGGGTATGACAAACCTATTCTTGTTGAAGAATTCCTGACAGGAAAAGACTTGAGTGTAGGGATAATAGGAAATCCACCAGAATTTTATACAATCTTACCCATTATCGAGGAGGATTACTCAGCACTTCCACAAGGACTGCCTAAAATATGCGGCTATGAAGCAAAATGGCTTCCAGACTCGCCATATTGGGTTATCAAATCCATTCCTGCCCAGTTGCCAGAGGAGACAAAAAAATCCATTGTGGAATGTTGTTTAAAGTTATATGAGCGCCTGGAGTGCAGGGATTATTGCCGATTTGATTGGAGGGTTGATTCAGATGGTAATCCTAAATTGCTTGAGGTAAATCCTAACCCAGGTTGGTGCTGGGATGGACACCTGGCAAAAATGGCAAAGATTGAAGGAATATCTTACAGTGAGATGATTGGAACGATCATCCGAGCCACAGAACAACGATTGGGACTTCAAATGACTAATGGAAAAAAAGAAGAAACACTCATTCGTGCCGCCGCGTAA